The following coding sequences lie in one Silene latifolia isolate original U9 population chromosome 5, ASM4854445v1, whole genome shotgun sequence genomic window:
- the LOC141656367 gene encoding basic leucine zipper 6-like — translation MAQLPPKIPQHQNWPPPFPPHQRMPPLTTTIPPPPPPPSNSQPQTTAPASWVDEFLDFTSARRGTHRRSMSDSIAFLETAGDSRSSGAGAGGFDRLDDEQLMSMFSDDISGGTKAGGLPSSPPSDQNSNNEDDNNNNNHISLENNSNNNNNNNQQHCFLKSEPGEVESVSPCDNNNNAATNPFSENVNLNHSHGDPLNLDPKRIKRILANRQSAQRSRVRKLQYISELERSVTTLQTEVSALSPRVAYLDHQRLILNVDNSALKQRIAALAQDKIFKDAHQEALKKEIERLRQIYHQQQQNIKMSNTANCSNTATTTTAQPPVSDHNMGCAEQEQIMT, via the exons ATGGCACAATTACCACCCAAGATCCCACAACACCAAAACTGGCCTCCACCATTCCCTCCTCACCAAAGAATGCCACCCTTAACAACCACCATTCCGCCTCCGCCTCCGCCTCCGTCTAATTCTCAGCCACAAACGACTGCACCAGCGTCGTGGGTGGACGAGTTTCTTGACTTCACTTCCGCTAGGAGGGGGACCCACCGGCGGTCCATGAGTGATTCCATTGCTTTTCTCGAGACCGCCGGTGATTCCCGGAGCTCCGGCGCCGGCGCCGGCGGGTTTGACCGGTTGGATGATGAACAACTTATGTCAATGTTCTCTGACGACATATCTGGAGGGACGAAGGCAGGTGGTTTGCCTTCTTCCCCGCCTTCTGATCAGAATTCTAATAACGaggatgataataataataataatcatatttCGCTcgaaaataatagtaataataataataataataatcagcaGCATTGTTTTCTTAAGAGCGAGCCTGGAGAAGTCGAGAGCGTTAGCccttgtgataataataataacgcgGCTACTAATCCCTTTTCCGAGAATGTTAATCTTAATCATTCTCATGGCGATCCTCTCAATCTCGATCCCAAACGTATTAAGAG AATATTGGCAAATCGACAATCAGCACAACGGTCCAGAGTAAGGAAGTTGCAATACATATCGGAGTTAGAACGAAGTGTAACTACATTACAG ACGGAGGTATCAGCATTGTCTCCAAGAGTTGCATATTTGGAccaccaaaggttgattcttaacgTGGACAATAGTGCTCTTAAGCAAAGGATAGCTGCCTTGGCTCAAGATAAGATTTTCAAAGATG CTCATCAAGAAGCATTAAAGAAGGAAATTGAGAGATTAAGGCAAATatatcatcaacaacaacaaaatatcAAGATGAGCAACACCGCGAATTGTAGCAACACCGCGACAACCACCACCGCACAACCACCAGTCTCCGATCATAACATGGGTTGTGCAGAACAAGAGCAAATTATGACATAA